Sequence from the Triplophysa rosa linkage group LG22, Trosa_1v2, whole genome shotgun sequence genome:
ACCTCCTGAGCTACAggacataaacattaaaacatgcgGAGGAAAGTGAAGTACCTTTTACTTTTGTCAAACGTAACGGTTCATACTAGAAACGAATGCGTAACGTTAGAGGAAATACAAATGTCAAACGCCACATGACGCAAAGCCCGGTGACGTCACACGCATATAAACACGTCACGTGGCTGTATAGAGGAGCGCACTCGCTGACGGACTCTAGTGGCGCGCGAGCGACAGCTGCAACAGGATGTTGTGTTGCGCTTTAATAAGAATCTGAGGTGACAGCTGCGCATACAGCACACAGCAGAGCAGAAGCATCTGAACACCAGAAGTGTGCATTTATCTAAAACACTTGCGTTCATGCCTTCAGCAACAGGTGAGTTTTTCTTATAGACCTCtaaagttttctttttgtgtgtgtcagcCAATTGACAGTTCCAACGTTTTGAATCCTTAATCAacgattgttttattttacaatggCAGTCATTTACATTCAAGACAAGTGCAGTAAATCAATCTAACAGATCTGTTTTGCATTCCTCTTACTATCAGATATCCTTCTATTTAACTTGAATACCTTTTTTTCCTcagattataaataaatatggaaGTCTTTAAGGATGTTTTGTAACGCTTCACAATAAGGTCTTATTAGTTAACGTTCAAGTAACGAGCAACAcagttttacagcatttattgacCTTCGTAAATGTCAGTAAATACGAATTTGTTAGTTCGTGTTATTTAATTGTGCTTTATCTAATGTTAGCTGATACTCCTCTTATCTTAAAATTgagtaaatgttaaataaactgttgataaataaatgttcaacgaataaataaattaataaatgctgttgaACTAATGTTCGTTATTAATGCAAACAAATGgaaccttactgtaaagtgttagattgatatatttcatgcacaATATGTAATCGATATTTTGTGTATCTTGTGCAGTTTGTATGTATACCTGCCCCGGGGTCTTCCCTCTTCTCAAGTTGTAACATGGACACAATAACCATAAACCTCTCAACCACCAACCTCAGTTTGGACAACTGCACTCTCCTGCCGTATTACATCCACTCCACAGGCATGGCTGTGAGCTACATTCTCTCCTACCTGATGGTGCTTCTCCTGTGCATCGTGGGAAATGGGCTTGTCTGCCTGGTGGTCATCAGGAATCGCAACATGCGGTCTGTAACGAACCTCTTCATCCTCAACCTGGCCATCAGTGACTTGCTGGTGGGCGTGTTCTGTGTGCCCACCACGCTGATTGACAGCCTCATCTCGGGTGAGTGGATGATAGTCAAAACCATTGCTTCTGCATCACCTGTATCATCCTATTTATCAATATTGTCATCTTTTATAATCGTCGTCAGACTCCTCGGTATCATCATcattgcatttattcatatCATCACTGTTTTCATCTGATCTAAAGTTGTCATTACTTTCAGTTGCAGAATTAATTTATCTTTGATCTAATATCTTtgttgcccggtttcacagacgaggcttaagcctagtcccagactaaaatgaatgtttgagctgtctgaaATGAAAATGACTTAGGTAAgagccattgttttgtctcgaggtGCACACCAGTaggcattttttataaaagcgacttaattGAACTAAGGCATAGGCCTGGCTTAAGCtcaccttgtctgtgaaaccaggcctatgaaatgcaaaacatggaaaaacatTTCCAATTTATACATCGTTTTACTTCTCGTCCTTAAATGTACAGGTTGGCCTTTCAGCCAGATGACCTGCACGATGAGTAACCTTGTCCAGGGAATGTCGGTGTCTGCCTCTGTCTTCACTCTGGTTGCCATAGCAATAGATAGGTAACAATCAGTCCTTATGGTACATTTGCATGAAAAATGTGTATGACGTGATGTGTCGTGGTTTTACATTATGAAAagtcctttaaagggacagttcacccaaaaatgaaaattctttcatcatttactcaccttcaagttgttccaaatgtgtataaatgtctttgttctgatgaacatggagaaaggtatttggaagaatgcttataaaccaaacagatctcaacaaccattgactcccatagtaggaaaaataacaatggtagtcaaaagtgccccagaactgtttgctgtcctacattcttcaaaatgtcttcttttgtgttcaacagaacaaacactttatcattttattttttcctactatgggaggcaatgggtgttgagatctgtttggttacaagcattcttccaaatatctttatccgtgttaatcagaacaaagaagtttacacacatttggaacaactcgaagatgagtaaatgatgacaggattttcatttttgggtgaagtacagTATCACATTAACGGTTAAAAATCATGGTAAATACAGAGTGCCATCATTTATTTGCTTTCATGACCAGAAACACACGCTGGTCCTTCCGTTCATCGAACGATGGAAAAGAAGCCAATCTCAGAAAGCATACCTTGACCACTTTGATTCTTGTATGCTATTATCCATTAATGTACAGTAATTGTGTAAGTGTCAGGGTTGTGGAGGTgagacatggacagaggacccaagtgcagacagcgggtaaggggttaacaagacattttaataataaaacaaaaacccatgagggggtaacataataaaacaagggaAGATCacgacatgacaagacaggactaagactaagactaactacactgaaACCAGACTGGATATAACATAAACAAGGACTacacttgacttgacttgacttgacttgacttgacagggaacaagaactcaccagataagacaatgaaccagcacaggacagagaacaaaggggcattaaataagggaccaaatcaagaggggacaggtgcggggcatgaactaataacgagcactaacgaggaaacaagagggcaggaacaatgacgagacctggagagagcatgtggaaggccaagtggcccaaaatgcttctctccacattaaacaagacgttctgccatggctctgccacaagatcaagaaaagcaagacaagatggggcagaaccatgacagtaagGCATGTTTTTTACCCTGTTTGAATGTATACGGGCTAATTCAAGTGGAAAGCCACAGCAATAATGAGTCAATATCCACAGTGGAACATGtttttgctcagatgttgctctatAGCTCTgaagatttgatggagttctcagttgcgTGTCAAATTAGTCTTAGATGTTTCTTCGAGAATTGCTTTGGAgacataaacagaaacaaacgaGATACACGAAGAGTATGgagatgtaaaatgaatgtagattgcaTACTTGGCAaacctgagctcagtttgtgacgtagttgagatctcttctaaaactctgatggagacatttgtgagatttcccAGGAAAGATATCTGAGACGCAGCAAAGATTTGCTCTCTTTTTAATCTCATTGCGTCTTATGCATAACaatgaaatgacattttatgCATAACAAAGCAGCATTTACCGCTTGTCTCTCATTGCAGGTTTACGGGCATCGTTTATCCTTTTCGCCATCGTCTGAGGCCAGTCTCCGCATTATTCGCCATCATCTTCATTTGGCTCCTTGCTTTTGCCATCATCTTTCCTTCAGCCGCGACCCTAACCGTCATACATGTGGATGACATTTACATGGTCCAAGATAACCGGATCTACCcgctgtctgtgtgttttgaaGACTGGCCCAGAGCCGATATGAGACGGGTCTACACCACTGTCATGTTCATCCACGTGTACCTAGCACCGCTCTGTCTCATAAGTATCATGTACGGCTGCATCGCGGCCAAGCTCTCCAACAACCTGCGTGAGAATCGAGGTCGTTCCAGGAGAAGGATGAAGGTCATAAAGATGCTTATCATGGTCGCCGTTCTCTTCATGGTGTCCTGGCTCCCACTCTGGACTTTAATGCTTCTGACAGATTATCAGGATCTGGACAGACAACAGATTGACTTCTTAAGTAGCTATCTTTTCCCTGTAGCACACTGGCTGGCATTCTTCAACAGCGGCGTTAATCCCATCATCTACGGCTTCTTTAACGAGAACTTCCGTAGGGGCTTCCAGGCTGCCGTGGCCTGCGGTTCATGCAGTTCTGTTGTTTCTGAAATGCGCCACACGCACTTTGCGCTCCCGCCTCCTAACAAGGTATCGGACGGGAACAGAGGTGTCGCTAGCGGGCAGAAGGAGCGCTGTTTCGCTGTAATGCCCAGAAGAACCGCTCATGGCGTTCAAGGAATTCTCCTAGAGGACATGAATGGAATTACAACTCCTCACAAAGTACTAGGGGCTTGGATGGAATGAGCATTGAAAAACGTAAGAAAATCAGTAAAGCCTTGGatgataaatgactaaatgtcaatgtaaataATACACCCTTAAGTTTGAGGTGTAAGTTATAATTGATTTGGTTACAGAAAAGATCTCAATTCTGTGTCTATGAAATTGCAcccaaaaaaatatatgtttctttttttgcaaatactGGTTCATCAGAAAACAAGTGCCTTGTATGCTGTGCATATCTGTAACAcagatgttgttttttactaacacaaaacTGATTATTCAGAAgaaatgactttatttttaacagcaaAAATGCTGAAACATTCATTGTCCGTTTTAACATACTCACATTCTGAGGGATTTACAGTAAGTTGGTTATAGGTACTTTCTTTTTCGTCGACTGTGGAagatttttacagtgtttcaAAATGGCTGTGTCCTTATTCGGCTTGGGTACATCATAAGAAAGCCACAGGAAACGGATAGACAATAAAAACCTGAATGTGAATATttattgtgtatatttataGCAGGGATTTTGTGTGACATGTAAGAGGCACAGAAAATATTGTCACGTGTTGTGGCTCAGGATGTGTTGTAATTTTATGTGTGACATCACAAGGCTGTTGTTGTTTCAGCCCAGTCAGAGCTTGTGCTGCTGTAAGCTTTACTTAAGTGTTATtgcctttgattttttttactgttaggTTTTCCCAAATAATGTTTTCAGATAGAAAAGTAAAGATTTATTTACCTACTGaatgtatatatatgttttcttttattttgtaatttatttcaaacaatatgtaatatatttgttttgcGTTTTCCCAAATAATGTTTTCATATGGAAAAGTAAACACaacgtatttatttatttatttactgaatgtgtatacatgttttattttattttgtaatttatttcaaACTATATGTGATATATTTGTTCTGCGTTTTCCCAAATAATGTTTTCATATGGAAAAGTAAATACAACgtatttacttatttactgaatgtgtatgttttcttttattttgtaatttattcCAATCTATATGTAATATGTTTGAagagtttttttaatcaatcaAAACGGACTTCTTTCCTTAATTCACAACAGTAAGCTTTTGAAAATTATAAATTCAGTCACCTCCGATTTTGCGGTAAATCGCAAGTAAActgcaatttcatgttttaaacagagatggcgatagataGGTAAATGTCTACTCAAAAAACTACtacaatttgattaaaaaataagtGGGTTTCTAaagggtttgaaattacatgttttaacaAGTATAATAAATACTACATTATGTCTGTCAATTTTCAATGTAAAGTTGTTAATTTTGACGGCTGGACCGCATCTCGACGAAGCGTAAAAAAAGTCGCGCGTTATATCGCGAGAGTAGTCTTTtcctttatgttttttttaaacgctcTCGCGATACTTTACGGTCTGTCCTGCGCAGCACCTCAAGAAGTTGAGCACACTTTTCACCTGAACGTTCAAAACGATTCAAACGCAAATAGCCTTTCTGACTTGTCAGTGACAGGTTTAATAAAGCCTAAAGCCAAGATGCTGCAACTGTTTACGAACCCGACAACGCTGTGATTCCCAGGACACCGATTTCAGTCAGGTAAGTTAACGTCAGCTTGACGCTGTCATTTCGAAAATAGCGCGCGCTGttttttatgaatatttatgaaaaaatataagaTCTCACAACCCTGAGTGAAAAAACATAATAGTAATTCGCTGAAGCCAGTCGTATTGTCTCTCGCGCACatgattgcatttctgtcaagagcccggacacgcacgcacgcacgcacagaggGGCTCAGAGCGCTCTGAGTGCACTGACCTCCGATCTGTGATGTTTGCAAGCTTGATGCTGGCCCGGGGCCCGGGTATGTTAGCGAATCACTGGACTAGAATAAAGACATTGAAGAGAGCAAAGCCTCGCTTCTCTAAACCCGCCTTCCCGTTAGCTCCCATTTTCCCAAGTCTTTCCAAAATCCCATCACAGCCTCTCCGCCGGCTCCAGCTCCACAGCCGCACTCGTTCCCGTCATGAAATCCCTGTGGACATGCTCGCTTGTCTTCAGTCTTCGACTTTTAATAACGATCGAAGTGGACGTGAACGCGCAGTATCGCACAGGTCCAGCAGAAAGTGATGCGGTCGACTACAAGGACCCCTGCAAAGCCGGTAATATGCAACACGCAACTTGTATCAATATCTTCACGGGTCGAGAAGGATGTgggattttgttgttgttttgtttattgcttgtcctttgcattgtgtttgttttgttttgtgttgtgttgcttTGCTGTTTGCATTGCGTTGTGTTGTAGCGTGcgggtttgttttgtttggctgTGTTCTGCATGACAGCATGAGAAC
This genomic interval carries:
- the npffr1l1 gene encoding neuropeptide FF receptor 1 like 1, with protein sequence MDTITINLSTTNLSLDNCTLLPYYIHSTGMAVSYILSYLMVLLLCIVGNGLVCLVVIRNRNMRSVTNLFILNLAISDLLVGVFCVPTTLIDSLISGWPFSQMTCTMSNLVQGMSVSASVFTLVAIAIDRFTGIVYPFRHRLRPVSALFAIIFIWLLAFAIIFPSAATLTVIHVDDIYMVQDNRIYPLSVCFEDWPRADMRRVYTTVMFIHVYLAPLCLISIMYGCIAAKLSNNLRENRGRSRRRMKVIKMLIMVAVLFMVSWLPLWTLMLLTDYQDLDRQQIDFLSSYLFPVAHWLAFFNSGVNPIIYGFFNENFRRGFQAAVACGSCSSVVSEMRHTHFALPPPNKVSDGNRGVASGQKERCFAVMPRRTAHGVQGILLEDMNGITTPHKVLGAWME